One window of the Thermodesulfomicrobium sp. WS genome contains the following:
- a CDS encoding type III pantothenate kinase, which yields MATRILLDIGNTTIKVCLATANGLGPVYTLPTIHHHTADSLGLALDALCQRHGIDAVCEVVASSVVPPLDPLVRQAAQRFWECPARFVLQEITLPLENRYARPQEVGADRLLAAYAARMLFSAPTLIVVDFGTATTFDCVQENAYLGGLIAPGVASSVAALGAQTAKLPHISLELDDTTLAIGTSTRHSMNHGVLFGFAAMVEGLVARLRQRLQDPNAQVVATGGFAPTIARLTDALEHLVPDLLLRGLQRIAFSPIPQLLKEEA from the coding sequence ATGGCAACACGTATACTCCTGGATATCGGGAACACCACCATCAAGGTGTGCCTCGCCACGGCCAACGGCTTGGGGCCCGTGTACACCCTGCCGACCATCCATCACCACACCGCCGACAGCCTCGGTCTTGCCCTGGACGCCCTTTGCCAGCGCCACGGCATCGACGCGGTCTGTGAAGTGGTGGCCTCGTCCGTGGTGCCGCCTTTGGATCCTCTGGTGCGCCAGGCTGCGCAGCGCTTTTGGGAGTGTCCGGCGCGCTTTGTGCTCCAGGAGATCACGCTCCCCTTGGAAAACCGCTACGCCCGGCCCCAGGAAGTGGGCGCCGACCGCTTGCTCGCCGCATACGCCGCCCGCATGCTCTTTTCCGCCCCCACCCTCATCGTGGTGGACTTCGGCACTGCCACGACCTTTGATTGCGTGCAGGAAAACGCCTACCTGGGCGGACTCATCGCCCCGGGTGTGGCGAGCTCCGTGGCGGCGCTCGGCGCGCAAACGGCGAAACTTCCGCACATCAGCCTGGAGCTCGACGACACGACCCTTGCCATCGGCACCAGTACCCGCCACAGCATGAACCATGGTGTGCTCTTCGGCTTTGCCGCCATGGTGGAAGGCTTGGTGGCCCGCCTGCGGCAACGCCTCCAAGACCCAAACGCCCAGGTGGTGGCCACCGGAGGCTTTGCCCCCACCATCGCTCGGCTCACCGACGCCCTGGAGCATCTCGTCCCGGATCTGCTGCTGCGCGGGCTGCAGCGGATTGCATTTTCCCCTATTCCGCAACTGTTGAAGGAGGAGGCATGA
- a CDS encoding Trm112 family protein, whose amino-acid sequence MALHPELLRILCCPACKGDLEVLGAEEGLHCASCGVVYPIRDEIPVMLVDEAVPYSAWEKGEREVSR is encoded by the coding sequence ATGGCCTTACATCCGGAACTGCTCCGAATTTTATGCTGCCCGGCCTGCAAAGGCGATCTTGAAGTGCTGGGTGCGGAAGAGGGACTGCACTGCGCCAGCTGTGGGGTGGTCTATCCCATCCGGGACGAGATCCCGGTGATGCTGGTGGACGAGGCCGTGCCCTACTCGGCGTGGGAAAAGGGCGAGCGGGAGGTCTCGCGGTGA
- the amrB gene encoding AmmeMemoRadiSam system protein B, with translation MPRDRLPIVAGQFYPQDPETLSGVVRAALAKGKERQSPTLLAMAPHAGYMFSGRLAGETLGAANLAQTVILLGPNHTGLGASMAVWPHGRWHIPGGALEVDAALAQALLEAEPSLSADTAAHLREHSLEVLLPFLFGKNPAMRIVPIAVADPRPQVLAAVAARMAEVTQKWEEPVSVVVSSDMNHFADDATTRKVDRLAIDRILALDPMGLYGVVREHGISMCGVYPMTLGLQWACIRGAKTAELVGYATSADAGGDTDRVVGYCGVLVA, from the coding sequence ATGCCCCGAGATCGGTTGCCCATCGTTGCCGGACAATTTTATCCTCAGGATCCAGAAACCCTCAGCGGCGTGGTGCGTGCAGCCCTCGCCAAAGGAAAGGAGCGGCAGTCCCCGACCCTTTTGGCCATGGCCCCCCATGCGGGCTACATGTTCTCCGGCCGCCTGGCGGGGGAAACGCTTGGTGCGGCCAACCTGGCGCAGACCGTGATCCTTTTGGGTCCCAACCACACCGGCCTGGGGGCGTCCATGGCAGTATGGCCCCACGGCCGGTGGCATATCCCCGGCGGGGCGCTGGAGGTGGACGCCGCCCTGGCGCAGGCGCTCCTGGAGGCCGAGCCCAGCCTGAGTGCAGACACGGCGGCGCACCTGCGGGAACACTCGCTGGAAGTCCTCCTCCCCTTCCTTTTTGGAAAAAACCCCGCCATGCGCATCGTGCCCATCGCCGTGGCCGATCCTCGGCCGCAGGTGCTTGCAGCGGTTGCCGCCCGCATGGCCGAGGTGACCCAGAAGTGGGAAGAGCCCGTCAGCGTGGTGGTGAGCTCCGACATGAACCACTTTGCCGACGACGCCACCACCCGGAAAGTGGACCGCTTGGCCATCGACCGCATCCTCGCCCTCGATCCCATGGGGCTCTACGGGGTCGTGCGCGAGCATGGGATCTCCATGTGCGGGGTCTACCCCATGACCTTGGGGCTGCAATGGGCGTGCATCCGGGGCGCCAAGACGGCCGAACTGGTGGGCTATGCCACCTCGGCCGATGCCGGCGGCGACACCGACCGGGTGGTGGGCTACTGCGGGGTGCTCGTTGCCTAA
- the eno gene encoding phosphopyruvate hydratase, producing MSTITGIFAREILDSRGNPTVEVEVVLESGAKGRAAVPSGASTGTREALELRDGDPARYGGKGVETAVKNVMEDIAAEVVGMDALRQNEIDQALIDLDGTENKSRLGANAMLGVSMAVARAAATHVGFPLFRYLGGVNAKVLPVPLMNIVNGGAHAPNNLDIQEFMIVPLGAETFREALRMGAETFHTLKKILHKDGHVTSVGDEGGFAPNLASHDQALSYIVRAIEEAGYVPGKQISLALDAAASEFFHDGKYVFAGEDRTFSAEELTDYYAELANKYPIISLEDGLAEGDWDGWEYLSENLGDRLQLVGDDIFVTNPTLLAEGILRGVGNAILIKLNQIGTVTETLDCIEMARSAAYATVISHRSGETEDSFIADLAVAVNAGQIKTGSLCRSDRLAKYNQLLRIEEALDDIAIYYGPAMAANWYDED from the coding sequence ATGAGCACCATTACCGGCATTTTCGCCCGGGAGATTCTCGACTCCCGCGGCAACCCCACCGTGGAGGTGGAAGTGGTTCTGGAATCCGGGGCCAAAGGCCGCGCCGCCGTGCCCTCGGGGGCGTCCACCGGCACCCGCGAGGCGCTGGAGTTGCGCGACGGCGACCCCGCCCGCTACGGCGGCAAGGGCGTGGAGACTGCGGTCAAAAACGTCATGGAGGACATCGCCGCAGAAGTGGTGGGCATGGACGCCCTGCGGCAAAACGAGATCGACCAGGCGCTCATCGATCTGGACGGCACGGAGAACAAAAGCCGGCTGGGCGCCAATGCCATGCTGGGCGTATCCATGGCCGTGGCCCGGGCCGCGGCGACGCATGTGGGTTTTCCCCTTTTCCGCTACTTGGGCGGGGTCAATGCCAAGGTGCTGCCCGTGCCGCTCATGAATATCGTCAACGGTGGCGCCCACGCGCCCAACAACTTGGACATCCAGGAATTCATGATCGTCCCCTTGGGCGCCGAGACCTTCCGCGAGGCCCTGCGCATGGGTGCGGAGACCTTCCACACCCTGAAAAAAATCCTCCACAAGGACGGCCACGTCACCAGCGTAGGCGATGAGGGCGGCTTTGCCCCCAACTTGGCGAGCCACGACCAAGCCCTTAGCTACATCGTCCGCGCCATCGAAGAGGCGGGCTACGTGCCGGGCAAACAGATCTCCCTCGCCCTGGACGCTGCGGCCTCCGAATTCTTCCATGACGGGAAGTACGTTTTCGCCGGCGAGGACCGCACCTTCTCCGCCGAAGAGCTCACCGACTACTACGCCGAATTGGCCAACAAATACCCCATCATCAGCCTGGAGGACGGCCTGGCGGAGGGTGATTGGGACGGCTGGGAATACCTGTCGGAAAACCTCGGCGACCGGCTGCAATTGGTGGGCGATGATATCTTCGTCACCAACCCCACGCTTTTGGCCGAAGGCATCCTGCGCGGGGTGGGCAACGCCATCCTCATCAAACTCAACCAGATCGGCACGGTCACCGAGACCTTGGACTGCATCGAAATGGCGCGAAGCGCGGCCTACGCCACGGTCATCTCCCACCGCTCGGGCGAGACCGAAGACAGTTTCATCGCCGACCTGGCGGTGGCGGTGAATGCCGGCCAGATCAAGACTGGCTCGCTGTGCCGCTCCGATCGTCTGGCCAAGTACAACCAACTGCTGCGCATCGAGGAAGCCTTGGACGACATTGCCATCTACTATGGCCCGGCCATGGCGGCCAATTGGTACGACGAAGACTAA
- a CDS encoding TatD family hydrolase, which translates to MSRKAPRPAPEAAALPPGGVDTHAHLDGDRYADPLHVLERARACGVSAVGNVFLGPAAYAADHQRFRVPGVFFLLGIHPHEAGQVDRESLTAMEAAFREDGRLRAMGEIGLDYHYDFHPRSVQQDALRRQLDLALRLDIPVVIHSREAEEDALAILDAMGFAHRPVLWHCFGLGADWAAEVINRDWILSIPGTVTFPKNHALRAAVAGLPADSFVLETDCPYLAPEPYRGQRNEPALLVFTAREVARLRGEDPALVWQRCGTTARSFFGIEEETSAEGGK; encoded by the coding sequence GTGAGCCGCAAAGCCCCACGGCCGGCGCCGGAGGCTGCGGCGCTGCCGCCAGGCGGGGTGGACACCCACGCTCATTTGGACGGAGACCGCTACGCAGATCCGCTCCACGTGCTCGAGCGGGCGCGCGCCTGCGGGGTGAGTGCCGTGGGGAACGTCTTTTTGGGGCCTGCGGCCTACGCTGCGGACCACCAGCGCTTCCGCGTGCCCGGAGTGTTTTTTCTCTTGGGTATCCACCCGCACGAGGCAGGGCAGGTGGATCGCGAATCTCTAACAGCCATGGAGGCCGCCTTCCGTGAGGATGGCCGCCTGCGCGCCATGGGCGAGATCGGCCTGGACTACCACTATGACTTCCATCCCCGATCCGTGCAGCAGGACGCCCTGCGCCGCCAATTGGATCTCGCCCTCCGATTGGATATCCCTGTGGTCATCCACAGCCGTGAGGCCGAAGAGGACGCCCTCGCCATCTTGGATGCCATGGGCTTTGCCCATCGACCGGTGCTGTGGCATTGTTTTGGGCTGGGCGCCGATTGGGCCGCAGAGGTTATCAATCGCGACTGGATCCTCTCCATCCCCGGCACGGTGACCTTTCCCAAGAATCACGCCTTGCGGGCCGCAGTGGCCGGCCTGCCGGCAGACTCCTTCGTGCTGGAGACCGATTGCCCCTATCTTGCGCCCGAACCGTACCGGGGCCAGCGCAACGAACCCGCGCTACTGGTCTTCACCGCCCGGGAGGTGGCCCGACTGCGCGGGGAGGACCCGGCGCTCGTGTGGCAGCGCTGCGGGACTACAGCCCGGAGCTTCTTCGGGATCGAGGAGGAGACGAGCGCCGAGGGCGGAAAGTAG
- a CDS encoding methyltransferase domain-containing protein — MSGVLCAHVAGRRWELLRPADLERLWADFPEDDPAAEDRIPYWVELWPAAVGLAQFVAREGAALQGVRCLDVGCGLGLSSMVAAWCGAQVVGMDLIHDALRFARKNAAHNAVPVAPGWVAGDWNHPPLRPQSFPRIWGADILYETRFFPALEGLFRRLLAPGGRVWLADPDRAVSRPVWDRFRDCGWRVVCRQETELPWYGKPSLVRIWELQPKGD; from the coding sequence ATGAGCGGCGTGCTTTGTGCCCATGTGGCAGGCCGGCGTTGGGAACTGTTGCGGCCTGCGGATTTGGAGCGCCTGTGGGCCGATTTTCCCGAGGATGACCCTGCGGCAGAAGATCGTATCCCCTATTGGGTGGAGCTGTGGCCAGCCGCGGTGGGGCTCGCCCAATTCGTGGCGCGCGAAGGCGCGGCCTTGCAGGGGGTGCGCTGCCTGGACGTGGGCTGCGGCTTGGGACTCTCCAGTATGGTGGCGGCCTGGTGCGGGGCGCAGGTGGTGGGAATGGACCTTATCCATGATGCGCTCAGATTTGCCCGCAAAAATGCAGCGCACAACGCGGTGCCCGTCGCGCCGGGCTGGGTGGCCGGAGATTGGAACCATCCTCCGCTGCGGCCTCAGAGCTTTCCCCGCATTTGGGGGGCGGATATTTTGTACGAGACGCGGTTTTTCCCGGCCTTGGAAGGACTTTTCCGGAGGCTTTTGGCCCCGGGCGGTCGGGTGTGGTTGGCGGACCCGGATCGGGCGGTTTCCCGTCCCGTGTGGGATCGTTTTCGGGACTGCGGCTGGCGGGTCGTCTGCCGGCAGGAGACGGAGCTCCCGTGGTACGGGAAGCCGTCGCTCGTGCGTATTTGGGAACTTCAACCCAAGGGGGACTAA
- the folE2 gene encoding GTP cyclohydrolase FolE2 yields the protein MRDVQRDPAEVPLPIDRVGVRHVAVPLRVRDRERGVQHTVAQVELGVELPAHFKGTHMSRFLEALAAADFALDAQTCRMLLADVRARLEARRAFLCFRFPYFLERRAPVTGSAAPMDYRCWLRGCLQEDGTRMSLGVEVPVMTVCPCSKAISREGAHSQRALVRIEAQFSGMLWIEDLIAIAQESASSPVYPLLKREDEKHVTETAFAQPTFVEDVVRAVAQRLAVHPRVQGFRVEVESMESIHNHSAYACIESWAGGEAWIGGSLAPLA from the coding sequence ATGCGCGACGTCCAGCGGGACCCAGCGGAAGTGCCCCTGCCCATCGACCGGGTGGGCGTGCGGCACGTGGCGGTACCCTTGCGGGTGCGGGACCGGGAGCGGGGGGTGCAGCACACCGTGGCCCAAGTGGAACTGGGGGTGGAACTGCCGGCGCATTTCAAAGGCACGCATATGAGCCGCTTCCTCGAGGCCCTGGCCGCGGCGGACTTTGCCTTGGATGCCCAGACGTGCCGTATGCTCCTTGCCGATGTCCGCGCCCGCTTGGAAGCCCGGCGGGCGTTTCTCTGTTTCCGTTTTCCGTATTTCTTGGAGCGCCGTGCCCCGGTGACTGGCAGCGCCGCTCCCATGGATTATCGCTGCTGGTTGCGAGGTTGCCTTCAGGAAGACGGCACCCGGATGAGCTTGGGCGTCGAGGTGCCGGTGATGACCGTGTGCCCGTGCTCCAAGGCCATCAGCCGGGAGGGCGCCCATAGCCAGCGGGCCCTGGTGCGCATAGAGGCCCAGTTTTCCGGCATGCTCTGGATCGAAGACCTCATCGCCATTGCCCAGGAGTCGGCGTCGTCACCGGTGTATCCGCTGCTCAAGCGGGAGGACGAAAAGCACGTCACCGAGACCGCCTTTGCCCAGCCAACCTTCGTGGAAGACGTGGTGCGCGCCGTGGCCCAGCGCCTGGCGGTCCATCCCCGGGTGCAGGGGTTTCGGGTGGAGGTGGAGTCCATGGAGTCCATCCACAACCACAGCGCCTATGCGTGTATCGAGTCGTGGGCCGGTGGCGAGGCATGGATTGGGGGCTCGCTTGCGCCGCTTGCGTAG
- the folD gene encoding bifunctional methylenetetrahydrofolate dehydrogenase/methenyltetrahydrofolate cyclohydrolase FolD, whose translation MIVLDGKAVAAQMRAEIRAEVENIRARGGRLPGLTVIVVGEDPASQVYVRNKERACAEVGFASQVIRLPETTAQERLLGIIDDLNADPAVDGILLQLPLPRGLDTQKCLIRIAAHKDVDGFHPENMGRLVQGLPGLRPCTPAGVMELLRRYDITCAGKHAVVVGRSTIVGKPMALMLLEAHATVTVCHSRTPDLGAITRQADILVAAVGMPCLIREDMVAEGAVVVDVGINRTEAGLVGDCDYPALTPKAAAMTPVPGGVGPMTIAMLLANTLTAYRQHSVSRF comes from the coding sequence ATGATCGTGCTTGACGGCAAGGCCGTGGCCGCCCAGATGCGGGCGGAAATCCGTGCCGAAGTGGAGAATATCCGCGCCCGTGGTGGGCGCCTCCCCGGGCTCACCGTCATTGTGGTGGGGGAAGATCCGGCATCCCAGGTATACGTGCGCAACAAAGAACGGGCATGTGCGGAGGTCGGCTTTGCCTCTCAGGTCATCCGCCTGCCGGAGACGACCGCACAGGAACGCCTGCTGGGCATCATCGACGACCTCAACGCCGACCCTGCGGTGGACGGCATCCTGCTTCAGCTCCCCTTACCTCGCGGCCTCGATACCCAAAAGTGCCTTATCCGCATCGCCGCCCACAAGGACGTGGACGGCTTCCACCCGGAAAACATGGGCCGCCTCGTACAGGGCCTGCCCGGACTGCGCCCCTGCACCCCGGCCGGGGTCATGGAGCTGCTGCGGCGCTACGACATCACCTGCGCCGGCAAGCATGCCGTGGTGGTGGGGCGCAGCACCATTGTGGGCAAGCCCATGGCCCTCATGCTCCTGGAAGCCCACGCCACGGTCACGGTGTGCCATTCCCGCACTCCGGACCTTGGGGCCATCACCCGCCAGGCGGACATCCTCGTGGCCGCAGTGGGCATGCCGTGCCTCATCCGGGAAGACATGGTCGCCGAAGGTGCCGTCGTGGTGGATGTGGGCATCAACCGCACCGAGGCAGGGCTTGTGGGCGACTGCGACTATCCCGCACTCACCCCCAAGGCCGCGGCCATGACGCCCGTGCCCGGCGGCGTGGGGCCCATGACCATCGCCATGCTGCTTGCCAATACCCTTACGGCCTACCGCCAGCACTCCGTCTCGCGCTTTTAG
- the gpt gene encoding xanthine phosphoribosyltransferase — protein sequence MKRYQRTYPISWDQLHRDAKALSWRLLELEYFQGIIAVTRGGLVPAAIVARELDIRLVDTVCVASYDWQEHKGEVQVLKSVAGDGAGWLIVDDLVDTGRTAKVIRELYPKAHFATLYAKPAGRPLVDTFITEVSQDTWILFPWDAESQFVQPIAGMRQG from the coding sequence ATGAAACGCTATCAACGAACCTATCCTATTTCTTGGGATCAGCTGCACCGCGACGCCAAGGCCTTGTCCTGGCGGCTTTTGGAGTTGGAGTACTTTCAGGGGATCATCGCCGTGACGCGCGGTGGTCTCGTGCCTGCGGCCATTGTCGCCCGGGAATTGGACATCCGTCTGGTGGATACCGTGTGTGTGGCCAGTTATGATTGGCAGGAGCACAAAGGCGAGGTGCAGGTGCTCAAGAGTGTCGCCGGCGACGGCGCAGGCTGGCTCATCGTGGACGACTTGGTGGACACCGGCCGCACGGCCAAGGTGATCCGCGAGCTGTACCCCAAGGCGCATTTCGCCACCCTCTACGCCAAGCCCGCGGGTCGGCCCTTGGTGGATACCTTTATCACGGAGGTGAGCCAGGACACCTGGATCCTCTTCCCCTGGGATGCCGAATCCCAGTTCGTCCAACCCATTGCGGGCATGCGGCAGGGATAG
- a CDS encoding aminopeptidase P family protein gives MNDYALRRTRLQAAMEANGVRSLLVSAPANRYYLSGFELHDTQCNESSGVLLIRLDGPEMLFTDARFAQTARECLGPDSVALYRRRKDLAAMLCDLGVTELWVEEDALCVREYRALAEKIPLHPAPPLVEGLRRIKSAEEIRLLRASAAVNHRVFARVTEMLRHGITEAELAWELERSFREAGAEALSFPTIVGFGPNGAKAHAIPGSQRLEPETPVLVDMGCRLQDYCSDQTRSFWFGSRPSPEFSRALNLVQEAQAAAIEAIAPGVPCAEVDRVAREFLARHGVAEHFTHSLGHGIGLETHEAPRLAAHDATILEPGMVVTVEPGLYFPWGGVRWEYMVVVTATGHEVL, from the coding sequence ATGAACGATTATGCCCTGCGCCGCACCCGTCTCCAAGCCGCCATGGAGGCGAACGGGGTGCGCTCCTTGCTCGTCTCCGCCCCAGCCAACCGCTACTATCTCTCGGGCTTCGAGCTCCACGACACCCAGTGCAACGAGTCCTCCGGCGTGCTCCTCATCCGCCTGGATGGACCGGAGATGCTCTTTACGGACGCCCGCTTTGCGCAGACGGCTCGAGAATGCCTCGGCCCGGACAGCGTGGCGCTCTACCGTCGCCGCAAAGACCTTGCCGCCATGCTGTGCGACCTTGGGGTCACGGAACTCTGGGTGGAGGAAGATGCCCTGTGCGTACGGGAATACCGGGCCTTGGCGGAAAAGATCCCGCTGCATCCCGCCCCGCCCTTGGTGGAGGGACTGCGCCGCATCAAGAGCGCCGAAGAAATCCGCCTGCTTCGAGCCTCCGCGGCCGTCAACCACCGGGTGTTCGCCCGGGTAACCGAGATGCTGCGCCACGGGATCACCGAGGCCGAGCTCGCCTGGGAGCTGGAACGCAGCTTCCGCGAAGCCGGGGCCGAAGCCCTGAGCTTCCCCACTATCGTCGGATTTGGACCCAACGGCGCCAAGGCCCATGCCATCCCCGGAAGCCAGCGCCTGGAGCCCGAGACCCCGGTGCTGGTGGACATGGGCTGCCGCCTGCAGGACTACTGCTCGGACCAGACGCGCAGTTTCTGGTTTGGCAGCCGCCCCAGTCCGGAGTTCTCCCGCGCTTTGAATCTTGTGCAGGAGGCCCAGGCAGCGGCCATCGAAGCAATCGCCCCTGGGGTCCCGTGTGCCGAGGTGGATCGCGTGGCCCGGGAGTTTCTGGCCCGCCATGGTGTGGCCGAGCACTTCACCCACAGCCTCGGGCACGGCATCGGCCTGGAGACCCATGAGGCCCCGCGCCTGGCGGCCCATGATGCCACCATCCTGGAGCCGGGCATGGTGGTCACCGTGGAACCGGGGCTCTATTTCCCCTGGGGAGGGGTGCGCTGGGAGTACATGGTGGTGGTCACCGCGACAGGACACGAAGTCCTCTAG
- the nikR gene encoding nickel-responsive transcriptional regulator NikR, with protein MGQTIRFGVSLDSDLLEKFDALCEERCYQTRSEAIRDLIRNALVQKEWEDLNRAKEMVGTLTLVYDHHQSDLAQKMTEIQHSSLDVIVVSLHVHLDHHNCMEVLVLRGPGQELKATAERLIATKGVKHGKLTLSTTGHDLP; from the coding sequence ATGGGACAGACCATCCGTTTTGGCGTGTCGCTGGATTCGGACCTGCTGGAGAAGTTCGACGCCCTGTGCGAGGAGCGCTGCTACCAGACCCGCTCCGAGGCCATCCGGGATCTCATCCGGAACGCCTTAGTGCAGAAGGAGTGGGAAGACCTCAATAGAGCCAAAGAGATGGTCGGCACCCTCACTTTGGTGTACGACCATCACCAATCGGACCTGGCCCAGAAGATGACCGAGATCCAGCATTCGTCTTTGGACGTCATCGTGGTGTCCCTGCACGTGCATCTGGACCACCACAATTGCATGGAAGTGCTGGTCTTGCGTGGCCCGGGCCAGGAGCTCAAGGCGACTGCGGAGCGGCTCATCGCCACCAAGGGGGTGAAGCACGGCAAGCTCACCCTGTCCACCACCGGCCACGATTTGCCCTGA
- a CDS encoding ABC transporter ATP-binding protein: MEPIIRLQHIVKRFGPVTACDGVSLDIRPGCIKAVLGENGAGKSTLMAILAGQYRPDEGTILVDGAPVSFGSARDSLAVGIGMVYQHFTLVPAMTVAENIALGQEGGAWVSPAAQARRVTDLAKRLGLEVDPMARVADLSMGERQRVEIVKVLARGCRVLILDEPTAVLTPTETEVLFGALRRLAAEGVAVVFISHKLNEVLSVAHEVAILRRGRIVDELLVSEVTSPAELARRMVGRDVLLAVERPPVEPRQTVLRLAGVHGGGLAGVDLRVRQGEIVAVVGVAGNGQSALVEVVCGLRAPQRGEAWILGQPWTQFHRRAPWQGGIGYVPEDRLGVAVCRDMDTVDNFLLTTRQGFSRWGWMERARARRKVVELMDTFAVYPPRPEMAARQFSGGNLQKLVLAREFARRPRLVVADQPTQGLDIAATQEIWRALLAAREEAGVLLVTGEVAEALAVADRIVILYRGQVVASFAADDEGEVARIGLYMAGGARQGREAEA, encoded by the coding sequence GTGGAGCCCATCATCCGCCTGCAGCACATCGTCAAACGTTTTGGCCCGGTTACGGCATGTGACGGGGTGAGCCTGGATATTCGGCCCGGATGTATCAAGGCGGTGCTCGGAGAAAACGGCGCCGGCAAATCCACCCTTATGGCCATTTTGGCGGGGCAGTACCGCCCGGATGAAGGTACCATCCTGGTGGATGGCGCCCCGGTGAGTTTTGGCTCTGCCCGTGATTCCCTGGCGGTGGGCATCGGCATGGTCTACCAGCATTTCACCCTGGTGCCCGCAATGACCGTGGCAGAGAATATCGCCTTGGGCCAAGAGGGCGGGGCGTGGGTCTCGCCTGCGGCCCAGGCCCGTCGGGTGACGGACTTGGCCAAGCGCCTGGGGCTGGAAGTGGACCCCATGGCCCGGGTGGCGGACCTTTCCATGGGCGAGCGCCAACGGGTGGAGATCGTGAAGGTCTTGGCCCGGGGCTGCCGGGTGCTCATCTTGGATGAGCCCACAGCAGTGCTTACCCCCACTGAAACCGAAGTCCTTTTTGGCGCGCTGCGCCGCTTGGCTGCGGAAGGGGTGGCGGTGGTCTTCATCTCCCATAAGTTGAACGAAGTCCTGTCGGTGGCGCACGAGGTGGCCATCTTGCGCCGCGGCCGCATCGTGGACGAGCTCTTGGTCTCCGAGGTGACTTCCCCGGCGGAGCTCGCCCGGCGCATGGTGGGGCGGGACGTCCTCCTTGCGGTGGAGCGCCCGCCTGTGGAGCCTCGCCAGACGGTGCTCCGTCTTGCCGGTGTGCATGGTGGCGGCCTGGCTGGCGTGGATTTGCGGGTGCGCCAGGGCGAGATCGTGGCGGTGGTGGGGGTGGCGGGCAATGGCCAAAGCGCCCTGGTGGAGGTGGTCTGTGGTCTGCGCGCCCCCCAGCGGGGAGAGGCGTGGATTTTGGGTCAGCCTTGGACACAGTTCCATCGCCGAGCCCCGTGGCAGGGCGGCATCGGATACGTGCCGGAGGACCGCCTCGGGGTGGCGGTGTGCCGGGACATGGATACGGTGGACAATTTCCTCCTCACCACCCGGCAGGGGTTCTCCCGCTGGGGGTGGATGGAGCGGGCGCGGGCGCGGCGGAAGGTGGTGGAGCTCATGGATACTTTCGCGGTCTATCCCCCGCGGCCCGAGATGGCGGCCCGGCAATTTTCCGGCGGCAACCTCCAAAAATTGGTGCTGGCGCGCGAATTTGCCCGGCGGCCGCGCTTGGTGGTGGCGGACCAGCCCACGCAGGGGCTCGACATCGCGGCCACGCAGGAAATATGGCGCGCCCTTTTGGCGGCCCGGGAAGAGGCCGGGGTGCTTTTGGTCACCGGAGAAGTGGCGGAGGCCCTGGCTGTGGCCGACCGTATCGTGATCCTGTACCGCGGGCAGGTGGTGGCGTCTTTCGCTGCGGACGACGAGGGCGAGGTGGCACGCATTGGGCTCTACATGGCTGGGGGTGCGCGCCAAGGCAGGGAGGCGGAGGCATGA